One genomic window of Anaerofustis stercorihominis DSM 17244 includes the following:
- the proC gene encoding pyrroline-5-carboxylate reductase, with translation MNKTVGFIGFGNMAKAMAGGMIEGGVTDKKNIIVSASTDKTLKNAQDTYGINVTMDNKEVAKKSDILFLAVKPNVYHIVINEIKDCISNDTLIVTIAAGQTMENVEKMFGKKIRLIRTMPNTPAMVMAGMSLICPSGNATFEDLEDVLRIFNSFGKSEVVEEALIDTAGSLSGCGPAFVYVFIEALADAAVESGVKREMAYKLASQTVMGSAKMVLETKEHPAKLKDNVCSPGGTTIKGVNSLEYSGFRGDVIDALLSSIEKSKEMSGNK, from the coding sequence ATGAACAAAACAGTGGGATTTATAGGATTCGGTAATATGGCGAAAGCCATGGCGGGAGGTATGATAGAGGGAGGTGTGACGGATAAAAAAAATATAATCGTCAGTGCTTCCACGGATAAAACTCTCAAAAATGCACAAGATACATATGGGATAAATGTCACGATGGACAACAAGGAAGTGGCAAAGAAAAGCGATATTTTATTCCTTGCGGTAAAGCCTAACGTGTATCATATAGTCATAAACGAAATAAAGGACTGCATAAGTAACGATACTTTGATAGTGACAATAGCGGCGGGTCAGACCATGGAAAACGTGGAAAAGATGTTTGGTAAGAAAATAAGGCTCATTAGGACGATGCCCAACACTCCCGCAATGGTAATGGCGGGTATGAGCCTTATATGTCCCAGCGGGAACGCCACTTTTGAGGATCTGGAAGATGTACTAAGGATATTCAACAGCTTCGGTAAGAGCGAAGTCGTGGAAGAAGCTTTGATAGATACCGCGGGAAGCTTAAGCGGCTGCGGACCTGCTTTTGTGTATGTATTCATCGAAGCTTTGGCGGATGCGGCGGTGGAAAGCGGAGTGAAGAGAGAAATGGCTTACAAGCTTGCGTCACAAACTGTCATGGGTTCCGCAAAGATGGTCCTTGAAACTAAGGAACATCCCGCAAAGCTCAAGGATAACGTATGTTCTCCGGGAGGAACGACCATAAAAGGAGTGAATTCTCTTGAATATTCCGGCTTTAGAGGAGATGTCATAGACGCACTTCTTTCCAGTATCGAAAAGTCAAAGGAAATGAGCGGAAATAAATAA
- a CDS encoding M48 family metallopeptidase has protein sequence MNDIKDFDYNVIINRKNIKSIYIRVDKDLNVIINANKKLSTQGVYNVLRLKDDWIRKQIKKMEKRYASVDSYEGQTISILGKRYEMEVVKSDKDDIEVTSDKFILYSKEDDMGYQTKLINDYLKTVFSDILNNKLLQECKEIAEEVGIRRKFSLRIRLMKTRFGSYSVKTESICLNLCLVKYSNEVIKSVLLHEICHLRHLNHQKGFYRTLHKMFPDYDRYADELRSDFVFKDTWFLV, from the coding sequence ATGAATGATATAAAGGATTTTGATTACAACGTAATAATAAACAGAAAAAATATTAAAAGTATCTATATAAGAGTAGACAAAGATTTGAATGTGATAATCAATGCCAACAAGAAGTTAAGTACACAGGGTGTTTATAATGTATTAAGGCTCAAAGACGACTGGATAAGAAAACAGATAAAGAAAATGGAAAAGCGGTATGCATCGGTGGATAGCTATGAAGGGCAGACCATAAGCATTCTAGGGAAGAGATATGAAATGGAGGTCGTAAAGTCCGATAAAGATGATATAGAAGTTACGTCTGACAAATTCATCTTATATTCCAAAGAAGATGACATGGGATATCAAACCAAACTCATAAATGATTATCTAAAAACAGTTTTCAGTGATATACTTAATAATAAACTCCTCCAAGAATGTAAAGAAATAGCGGAAGAGGTGGGTATCAGGAGAAAATTCTCTTTAAGGATAAGGCTGATGAAGACGAGGTTCGGCAGCTACTCGGTAAAGACCGAGAGTATATGCTTAAATCTGTGCCTTGTAAAATACTCCAATGAGGTAATAAAGAGTGTGTTGCTGCACGAAATATGTCATTTGAGACATTTAAATCATCAAAAGGGGTTTTACAGGACGTTACATAAGATGTTCCCCGATTACGACAGGTATGCCGACGAGCTGAGAAGTGATTTTGTATTCAAAGATACGTGGTTTTTGGTATAA
- a CDS encoding Gfo/Idh/MocA family protein, translating to MIKYGILSTASIVPRFVKGVRESGNGEVTAIASRGEAKAKQKAEELNIEKYYGSYEELYEDKDVDVIYIATINFLHYQNIKDALNAGKHVVCEKPMVLKKEEAIELFGLAKEKGLFLVEAQKEIFLPITNMVKDIIKNKEIGDVGLLDFSTSFPGDYNAWTLDLSKGGGVFFTNAVYCIEYLEYIFGKPISLYSGMRLKSKEFGGDKECILNFKIDNEALATSKISGYVKLLNKLFIYGSEGYIEMDNFYRADKMTIHYYDDRVVKEVSYPMSCEMTFEVKHFNECIEKGMPESDIMTKDMTIHSVEILEEIQNSWKC from the coding sequence ATGATCAAATATGGGATTTTAAGCACGGCATCAATTGTTCCGAGATTTGTAAAAGGAGTCAGAGAAAGCGGGAACGGTGAAGTCACAGCAATAGCTTCGAGAGGAGAAGCAAAAGCGAAACAAAAGGCGGAAGAATTAAACATCGAAAAATACTACGGAAGCTACGAAGAATTATATGAAGATAAAGATGTAGATGTTATTTATATCGCAACGATAAACTTCCTTCATTATCAAAATATAAAAGACGCTTTGAATGCGGGAAAGCATGTAGTATGCGAAAAGCCTATGGTTCTTAAAAAAGAAGAAGCCATTGAATTATTCGGATTAGCTAAAGAAAAAGGATTATTTTTGGTTGAAGCACAAAAGGAAATCTTCCTTCCTATAACCAATATGGTAAAAGACATAATCAAAAACAAGGAAATAGGAGATGTGGGACTTCTCGATTTTTCAACTTCATTCCCGGGAGACTACAATGCGTGGACACTCGATTTATCAAAGGGAGGCGGAGTGTTCTTCACGAATGCGGTATACTGCATAGAATACCTTGAATATATTTTCGGTAAACCTATTTCATTATATTCCGGGATGAGGCTTAAAAGCAAAGAGTTCGGCGGAGATAAAGAGTGTATACTAAACTTCAAGATAGACAACGAGGCACTGGCAACAAGCAAGATTTCCGGATATGTAAAGTTACTTAACAAATTATTTATCTACGGCAGCGAAGGATACATAGAAATGGATAACTTCTACAGAGCGGACAAAATGACTATACACTACTACGACGACAGAGTAGTAAAAGAAGTTTCCTATCCGATGTCATGTGAAATGACATTTGAAGTAAAGCACTTTAACGAATGTATAGAAAAAGGAATGCCGGAAAGCGATATAATGACAAAAGATATGACGATACATTCCGTGGAAATATTGGAAGAGATACAAAATTCATGGAAGTGCTGA
- a CDS encoding CorA family divalent cation transporter — translation MYYKIANELEEIESLDNVGEKEDVVILLTLEQWHEACRDKGIPTYYADFDNINFSKSEVYRDVIVGTFFIPKMGKDLKQGKFGYYIKDHRIYFIDSDNVVKPIIESIKEKREWKNPSVSHFLYDFLDILISGDLNYLEHFETNINEIEDRVLTGDLKNFNYFIVNMKRQLLVLSNYYDQLIEMGMVFEENEEDIFINGYKGLFRIFTNKVVRLNGKVDMLMEYTRHLRDLYQAQADIKQNRTMQTLTIITAVFSPLALIAGWYGMNFKFMPELTWKYGYLGVILLSLSVVGFSFYLMRKYFK, via the coding sequence ATGTATTATAAAATAGCTAATGAACTTGAAGAGATAGAAAGCTTGGATAATGTGGGGGAAAAAGAGGACGTAGTGATCTTACTTACCCTGGAACAGTGGCACGAAGCCTGCCGTGATAAAGGCATACCGACGTACTATGCCGATTTTGACAATATCAACTTTTCAAAATCCGAAGTATACAGAGATGTCATAGTCGGGACTTTCTTTATACCTAAAATGGGAAAAGACTTAAAGCAGGGTAAGTTCGGGTATTATATAAAAGATCATAGGATATATTTTATCGACAGCGACAATGTGGTAAAGCCCATAATAGAAAGCATAAAAGAAAAGAGAGAATGGAAAAATCCTTCCGTATCCCATTTTTTATACGACTTTTTGGATATACTCATAAGCGGGGACCTTAATTATCTGGAGCATTTCGAAACGAACATAAACGAGATCGAAGACAGGGTATTAACGGGAGATTTGAAGAATTTCAACTATTTTATCGTAAATATGAAAAGACAGCTCCTTGTTTTGAGCAATTATTATGACCAGCTTATAGAAATGGGTATGGTCTTCGAAGAGAACGAAGAAGACATATTTATAAACGGATATAAGGGACTATTTAGGATATTTACCAATAAAGTCGTAAGGCTCAACGGCAAAGTGGATATGCTCATGGAGTATACTAGACATCTCAGAGACCTTTATCAGGCACAGGCGGATATAAAACAGAACAGGACCATGCAGACCCTTACCATAATCACCGCAGTGTTTTCTCCCCTTGCTCTTATTGCGGGGTGGTATGGTATGAACTTTAAATTTATGCCGGAGCTTACGTGGAAGTACGGATATTTGGGGGTCATCCTTTTGAGTCTTTCGGTAGTGGGTTTCAGTTTTTATTTGATGAGGAAGTATTTTAAGTAA
- a CDS encoding leucine-rich repeat protein has protein sequence MKKKFIKSCSLLLVSLMIVLSVGPGTNILANTKDDTDIKENVKLTKSNKADRKTTKSIDTKNDKSNKKGTLGIENDFKYFINSDGATVTAYVGTSSSITVPETLGGYTVKYIDGMFKSQKYGVKIKSISIPKSIEYIDSGMFCQLNSLASIKVDNNNAKYLVKDGILFTKDLKSLVGIPQKLKVYDYTVPNGVESIDNFINDYISTLNISSSVKSLPNYDDYDFTIGKNLKKINVSSENKKYSSQNGVLYNKAKTVLIIYPCNKRDKTYVMPSTVKEVSDISSSYLQKVTLSKSLLAEEYYFVLFSEKLNSISVQKGSKTYSAKDGVLYNKNKTVLLCYPIGKKAKKFAVPNSVKIIDESAAEDNIYLKELIIGRNVSKIRAYNFIYDKLKKVVINSPNVKIGDMCFYYSKGSMKIYGLYNSTAQKYANKHKIKFKAIKLKYPSVKVKSTKKKTAAISYKKVSGADKYKIYRKSANGKYKLIKTTNNLSYKDTKLKSKKTYYYKVKAVGKKLKSDASNAVMVKIK, from the coding sequence ATGAAAAAGAAATTTATAAAAAGCTGTTCGCTTCTTTTAGTATCCTTGATGATAGTTTTGTCCGTAGGACCGGGGACGAATATTTTGGCGAATACAAAAGATGATACTGATATTAAAGAAAATGTAAAATTAACCAAATCAAATAAAGCAGATAGAAAAACTACAAAATCAATAGATACAAAAAATGACAAATCAAATAAAAAAGGTACATTGGGTATTGAAAATGATTTTAAATATTTCATAAACAGTGACGGAGCTACCGTAACCGCATATGTGGGTACTTCAAGCAGTATAACTGTTCCCGAAACTTTAGGCGGGTACACCGTAAAGTACATAGACGGTATGTTCAAGTCTCAGAAATATGGAGTAAAAATAAAATCCATATCCATACCCAAAAGTATAGAATACATAGATTCGGGTATGTTTTGCCAGCTTAATAGTTTAGCTTCGATCAAAGTAGATAATAATAATGCAAAATATTTGGTAAAGGACGGCATTCTTTTCACAAAAGATTTAAAATCATTGGTCGGGATACCTCAAAAACTTAAAGTTTATGATTATACTGTTCCTAATGGTGTAGAAAGTATTGATAATTTTATAAATGACTATATTTCTACTTTAAATATATCGTCAAGTGTAAAAAGTTTACCGAATTATGATGATTATGATTTTACTATCGGAAAAAATTTAAAAAAGATAAATGTATCATCCGAAAACAAAAAATATTCTTCTCAAAATGGTGTGCTTTATAATAAAGCAAAAACGGTATTGATAATATATCCGTGTAATAAAAGAGACAAGACTTATGTAATGCCGTCAACCGTTAAAGAGGTTAGCGATATATCTAGCAGTTATTTACAGAAAGTAACATTATCAAAAAGTTTATTAGCGGAAGAATATTACTTTGTACTTTTTTCGGAAAAATTGAATTCAATTTCCGTTCAAAAAGGAAGTAAGACCTATTCAGCTAAGGACGGAGTTTTATATAATAAGAATAAGACTGTGTTATTATGTTATCCTATAGGTAAAAAAGCTAAAAAATTTGCGGTTCCAAATAGTGTTAAGATAATCGATGAATCTGCTGCTGAAGACAATATATATTTAAAAGAATTGATAATAGGAAGAAATGTTTCAAAAATCAGAGCTTATAATTTTATATATGATAAGCTAAAAAAGGTCGTTATTAACAGTCCTAATGTAAAGATCGGAGATATGTGTTTTTATTATAGCAAAGGGAGTATGAAGATTTATGGTTTATATAATTCCACAGCACAAAAATATGCCAATAAGCATAAAATAAAGTTTAAAGCGATAAAATTAAAATATCCAAGTGTAAAAGTAAAAAGCACAAAAAAGAAAACAGCAGCTATAAGTTATAAAAAAGTAAGCGGTGCGGATAAATATAAGATTTACAGAAAATCGGCAAATGGAAAATATAAACTAATAAAGACTACAAATAATTTAAGCTATAAAGATACAAAACTTAAATCAAAGAAGACTTATTATTATAAAGTAAAAGCAGTGGGTAAGAAACTCAAATCAGATGCCTCAAATGCTGTTATGGTAAAAATCAAATAG
- a CDS encoding lipoate--protein ligase, translated as MKYIKTRWNIPYYNMAFENYVMNNDDFKDDYVFFYIHSPSIIVGKHQNTIEEINSKYVKENDIIVARRNTGGGAVYHDEGNLNFSFITTKKEDENEIDFKKYTLPIINALKKLGVDAYLSGRNDILVDGKKISGNAQGLNKNKVLHHGTLMFNVDVESLVNSLNVSQMKIESKAIKSVKSRVLNIKDVLDIKMDIYQFKDFILDEIFSEMDMEEYRLTDKDYENIEKLVKDKYGTWEFNYGYSPKFSIKNKKKFESSGLIEVMLDVKSGIIEDIKISGDYFSVKETDELEDMIKGFNYREDDIKSLLETIKLDDYITNIKNEEFISLLFD; from the coding sequence ATGAAGTATATAAAGACCAGGTGGAATATACCATATTACAACATGGCTTTTGAAAATTACGTAATGAACAATGATGATTTTAAGGATGATTACGTATTTTTCTACATACATTCTCCTTCTATAATCGTAGGTAAACACCAAAATACCATAGAAGAGATAAATTCCAAATATGTAAAGGAAAACGATATAATAGTTGCAAGGCGTAATACCGGAGGCGGTGCGGTATACCACGACGAAGGAAACCTCAATTTTTCTTTCATAACAACAAAGAAAGAAGACGAGAATGAAATCGATTTTAAGAAATATACTCTTCCTATCATAAATGCACTAAAAAAACTCGGCGTAGATGCTTATCTGAGCGGAAGGAACGATATATTGGTAGACGGGAAAAAAATAAGCGGCAATGCTCAGGGGCTCAATAAGAATAAAGTCCTTCATCACGGTACTTTAATGTTTAATGTCGATGTTGAATCTCTTGTCAATTCTCTTAACGTCAGTCAAATGAAGATAGAGTCAAAGGCGATAAAATCGGTAAAGAGCAGGGTTCTAAATATCAAAGATGTCCTTGATATCAAAATGGATATTTACCAGTTCAAAGATTTTATTTTAGATGAAATATTCAGCGAAATGGATATGGAAGAATACAGGCTTACCGATAAGGACTATGAAAATATCGAAAAGCTTGTCAAGGATAAGTACGGTACTTGGGAATTCAATTACGGATATTCTCCTAAATTCTCCATAAAAAATAAAAAGAAATTTGAAAGTTCGGGGCTTATCGAAGTAATGCTCGATGTCAAAAGCGGTATCATTGAAGATATAAAGATAAGCGGGGATTATTTTTCCGTTAAAGAGACAGATGAACTTGAGGATATGATAAAAGGGTTTAATTACAGAGAAGATGATATAAAATCTCTTCTCGAAACCATCAAGCTCGATGATTATATAACAAATATTAAAAATGAGGAATTCATATCATTACTCTTCGATTAA
- a CDS encoding leucine-rich repeat protein, with amino-acid sequence MKHLSKMKAICLFLCMTFFFSCMGGTSSFAKESHDSKIIKENKSVQSDKSKTEKSKKAESKKNVSAIESGFRYIVNNNSATVTAYVGSSGSLNIPNTLGGYPVKFIDNSFEVEREDLYIKSLSIPKNLVYIDSSIFDQLYGLTNITVDSGNQRYISKGGVLYTKDMKSLVGIASGKKITTFNVPSGVESVENFNNVYVKVLNIPASVRYLPYENEDDDFTFFGSLEKINVSSSNKFYSSYGGVLYNKSKTYLIVYPNFKKDKSYKIPNTVNKLSFIINDYLENITLPDNLGKGYYYFFNSLEKLKSVSVSKKSKNYYSKNGVLFNKERDTLIYYPAGKKSKKYTIPSSVKKVVIGSMSNKYLQELVISRNVTKIGEDNLSEGSLKKVIVHSPNVKFGYLCFDGNKGKIKFYGLLNSTTQKYAKKNNYYFKAIKLKYPTVKVKSTKKKTAVISYKKVSGAKKYNIYRKTAKGKYKLIKTTNKSSYKDKGLKSKKTYYYKVKSIGNKLKSDASKAVKVKIK; translated from the coding sequence ATGAAACATTTAAGTAAAATGAAGGCGATTTGTTTATTTTTGTGCATGACCTTCTTTTTTTCTTGTATGGGAGGGACGAGCTCTTTTGCCAAGGAAAGTCATGACAGTAAAATCATAAAAGAAAACAAATCTGTCCAATCAGACAAAAGCAAAACAGAAAAATCAAAGAAAGCCGAAAGCAAAAAAAATGTATCTGCAATCGAAAGTGGTTTTAGATATATAGTAAATAACAACAGTGCTACGGTGACCGCATATGTCGGTTCTTCCGGCAGTCTGAATATACCAAATACTTTGGGCGGGTACCCTGTAAAATTTATAGATAATTCATTTGAAGTGGAAAGAGAAGACTTATATATAAAGAGTTTATCCATACCGAAGAATTTAGTATATATAGATTCAAGTATATTCGATCAGCTCTATGGACTTACAAATATTACCGTAGACTCAGGTAACCAAAGATATATATCTAAAGGCGGAGTTTTATATACAAAAGATATGAAAAGTTTGGTGGGTATTGCTTCAGGTAAAAAAATAACTACTTTTAATGTGCCCTCAGGTGTAGAAAGTGTTGAAAATTTTAATAATGTTTATGTGAAAGTATTAAATATCCCTGCGTCCGTAAGATATTTGCCTTATGAAAATGAAGATGATGATTTTACTTTTTTCGGCAGTCTTGAAAAAATAAATGTAAGTTCTTCAAATAAGTTCTATTCGTCTTACGGAGGTGTTTTATACAATAAATCAAAGACATATTTGATCGTATATCCTAATTTTAAAAAAGATAAATCTTATAAGATACCTAATACGGTAAATAAATTATCCTTTATTATTAATGATTACCTCGAAAACATCACACTGCCTGATAACTTGGGAAAAGGATATTATTATTTTTTCAATAGTTTAGAAAAATTAAAATCCGTCTCGGTATCAAAAAAATCTAAAAATTATTATTCCAAGAACGGAGTCCTTTTCAATAAAGAAAGAGATACCCTTATTTATTATCCTGCGGGTAAAAAGTCTAAAAAATATACTATACCAAGCAGTGTAAAAAAAGTAGTTATTGGTTCTATGTCAAATAAATATTTGCAGGAATTGGTAATAAGCAGGAATGTGACTAAAATCGGTGAAGACAATTTGAGTGAAGGTAGTTTAAAGAAAGTCATAGTACACAGTCCGAATGTTAAATTTGGTTATCTTTGTTTTGACGGTAACAAAGGTAAAATCAAATTTTACGGACTGCTTAATTCAACTACACAGAAGTATGCCAAGAAAAACAATTATTATTTCAAAGCAATCAAGTTAAAATATCCTACGGTAAAGGTAAAAAGCACTAAAAAGAAAACCGCAGTAATAAGTTATAAAAAAGTGAGCGGTGCAAAAAAATATAATATTTACAGGAAAACAGCCAAGGGTAAATATAAACTAATAAAGACTACAAATAAATCGAGTTATAAAGATAAGGGGCTTAAATCAAAGAAGACTTATTATTATAAAGTAAAATCTATAGGAAATAAGCTTAAATCCGATGCTTCCAAAGCAGTTAAAGTAAAAATCAAATAA
- a CDS encoding DNA adenine methylase produces MSKYVLEKKLFPITKYPGGKEKELTHIIPHLPDKINNYYEPFVGGGAVYFTIKANKYFINDKSDELILLYKMIKTQNKEFIDKLEAIEYNWQIISNIVDFHKEELINLYKNYKNNFLNEQQLSEEITQFVLSNKDEFNGLLDRSFNYQIDNFINELFRNIKNKMVRMNKMEKAKGDISHNDLISNIECSFKSAFYMHFRYLINNKNLLNLSDGFSSAIYFFIRQTCYSSMFRYNKSGKFNVPYGGISYNRKSFKNKINYFKDKNLINHLNKTIIENKDFYDFMNKYVPNENDFIFLDPPYDTEFSTYARNEFNKSDQKRLSDYLINECKANWMLIIKNTEYISDLYKKGIKTANNQQLSIFMFDKKYLVSFQDRNNKEAKHLLITNYKLNGE; encoded by the coding sequence ATGTCGAAGTATGTTTTAGAAAAAAAACTATTTCCAATCACGAAATACCCGGGGGGAAAAGAAAAAGAATTAACACATATTATCCCACATCTTCCCGATAAAATAAATAATTATTATGAACCTTTTGTAGGCGGAGGAGCTGTTTACTTTACTATAAAAGCTAATAAATATTTTATCAATGATAAATCAGATGAACTAATTTTATTATATAAAATGATAAAAACACAAAACAAAGAATTTATAGATAAGCTTGAAGCCATAGAGTATAACTGGCAAATTATAAGTAATATTGTAGATTTTCATAAAGAAGAATTAATAAATTTATACAAAAATTATAAAAATAATTTTTTAAATGAGCAACAACTTTCTGAGGAAATAACACAATTTGTATTATCAAACAAAGACGAGTTTAATGGTTTATTAGATAGAAGTTTCAATTATCAAATAGATAATTTTATAAATGAATTATTTAGAAATATAAAAAACAAAATGGTAAGAATGAACAAAATGGAAAAAGCTAAAGGAGATATTTCACATAATGATTTGATTTCTAATATTGAATGTTCTTTCAAATCTGCTTTTTATATGCATTTTAGATATTTAATAAATAATAAAAACTTACTAAATTTATCAGATGGCTTCTCCAGTGCTATTTATTTTTTCATACGTCAAACATGTTATTCATCAATGTTTAGATATAATAAGTCAGGTAAATTTAATGTACCATATGGAGGTATATCATATAATAGAAAATCTTTTAAAAATAAAATTAATTATTTTAAAGATAAAAATCTTATAAATCATTTAAATAAAACTATTATAGAAAATAAAGATTTCTACGATTTTATGAATAAATATGTCCCAAATGAAAATGATTTTATTTTTTTAGACCCTCCTTATGACACTGAATTCAGCACATATGCCAGAAATGAATTTAACAAAAGTGATCAAAAAAGACTTTCTGATTATTTAATTAACGAATGTAAAGCCAACTGGATGCTGATAATTAAAAATACTGAATATATTTCTGATTTATATAAAAAAGGAATTAAAACAGCTAATAATCAACAATTAAGTATATTTATGTTTGATAAAAAATATTTGGTAAGTTTTCAAGATAGAAATAATAAAGAAGCAAAACACTTACTTATTACAAATTATAAATTAAACGGAGAATAA
- a CDS encoding Sir2 family NAD-dependent protein deacetylase — protein MINMIIAFTGAGISKQSNIPTFMERPEVREKLFRSFAISNPKEYNETIKELKNNMNGAKPNDAHYALKEYDIPIITMNIDGLHRLAGSDPLELHGGLPDDDEMDIAYTLYNKPVLYGDPAPNYQKAYELVDSMKNGDVFLVIGASMHTAIAGDLRMVAKSRGAKIIEIQEDAQKNVRKILEELNSKK, from the coding sequence ATGATAAATATGATCATAGCATTTACTGGAGCGGGCATTTCAAAGCAAAGCAATATCCCTACTTTTATGGAAAGACCGGAAGTAAGGGAAAAGTTGTTCAGATCTTTTGCAATTTCCAATCCCAAAGAATATAATGAAACGATAAAAGAATTAAAAAACAATATGAACGGTGCAAAACCAAATGATGCACATTATGCACTTAAAGAATATGATATACCTATCATTACAATGAATATTGACGGGCTTCACAGATTGGCAGGGAGCGATCCTTTGGAACTACACGGAGGACTTCCCGATGACGATGAAATGGATATAGCTTATACGCTCTACAATAAGCCTGTTTTGTACGGAGACCCCGCACCGAATTATCAAAAGGCTTACGAACTCGTGGACAGTATGAAAAACGGTGATGTATTCCTTGTGATAGGTGCTTCAATGCATACCGCTATAGCAGGAGACCTTAGGATGGTTGCAAAAAGCAGAGGTGCAAAAATCATTGAAATTCAGGAAGACGCACAAAAAAACGTAAGAAAAATTTTAGAAGAATTAAATAGTAAAAAATAG
- a CDS encoding TdeIII family type II restriction endonuclease has translation MDEIKKKAIQQIIDSSIKNFVEGFELRYTSEVNDPKGVINRKKNNCFVAELGKEFMFYSAFVRSFDSSFGKVLENMGNSIAKLSYDVRGNIESFLLPQQSQHMDYIVLEYERHTKPQILDYDNFYCIIPSDIRSFKKSHVTDHYFYNKEKKEHYLIELKSGGDLDNKKSKTEKLALLQEYFILKNSLIDKPDEKIKLFLATAYNMYGEGNEWKQERVKQYFAEEELLIGKDYWNFVCDDTEGFNVIFEQYKESANYIKNALSRIKQLYF, from the coding sequence ATGGATGAAATAAAGAAAAAAGCAATTCAACAAATCATTGATTCCAGCATAAAGAATTTTGTTGAAGGATTTGAATTACGCTATACCAGCGAAGTAAATGACCCTAAAGGCGTTATTAACAGAAAAAAGAACAACTGTTTTGTAGCTGAATTAGGAAAAGAGTTTATGTTTTACAGTGCATTTGTACGAAGTTTTGATAGTTCATTTGGTAAAGTATTAGAAAACATGGGTAACAGCATAGCCAAATTATCATATGATGTTAGAGGTAATATAGAATCTTTTTTACTTCCGCAACAATCTCAGCACATGGATTATATAGTTTTAGAATATGAAAGGCATACTAAGCCTCAAATATTAGATTATGATAATTTTTATTGTATCATACCCAGTGATATAAGAAGTTTTAAAAAATCACATGTAACAGACCATTATTTTTATAATAAGGAAAAGAAAGAACATTATTTGATTGAATTAAAATCAGGAGGAGATTTAGATAATAAAAAATCAAAAACAGAAAAATTAGCTCTACTTCAAGAATATTTTATATTAAAAAATTCATTAATAGATAAGCCCGATGAAAAAATAAAATTATTTTTAGCAACTGCATATAATATGTATGGAGAAGGTAATGAATGGAAACAGGAGAGAGTTAAACAATATTTTGCGGAAGAGGAATTACTCATTGGCAAAGATTATTGGAATTTTGTTTGCGACGATACCGAAGGCTTTAATGTAATATTTGAACAATATAAAGAAAGTGCTAATTACATAAAAAATGCATTATCAAGAATTAAACAATTATATTTTTGA